Below is a genomic region from Capricornis sumatraensis isolate serow.1 chromosome 17, serow.2, whole genome shotgun sequence.
TTGAAGTGAAGGTGACAGACagcaaaatatttctgaaagaggCTTGGAAGCCATTCAAGGTGAGGGGAGTctactctgagtgaactctgagaaaAGATTGAAAAACATCAAGTATATAAAGGGCTAGGAGAGGAAAAGTAATCAGCAAGTGGAAATCAAGGATTGTTCACAGAAAGGCAACAGGATACATGAGGTCACATTTCAAGGTATGGTGGGAACACTATCAAGTGTACCAGGGAGGGCCAAGCAAGTCAGGTCAAAGAAAAAGCCACCAAAATTGATGCAGTGACAAAGAGGCAGTTCCATTAGGGGGATGACTGAAACCAGAACGTAAGGGACACAGCACCTGGTTCATTATCAGCCACTCTGACCCCTGTATGCAAATGAGTCAGGTTTAACAATAACAATATTTGGGCTTATAAAGTACCTATCCCGTGATCCTTTAAGCCTCCTGGTCTACTTCATGTGAGGACATCACATACATGACCTATTTTAGAGCACACTTTGGGGAGGCCAGAGGAGCCCTACCTTTGGTTCCGCAGCCATTCCAGCAGCCCTTCCCTTTTCATGGCTTTTCACTGTTCATAGTACAAGTCCTCCGTACTTGCAGTTCACCTGTCCTTCAGTCCCTTCCTTATCATCCTCCTCCACACTTAGAGCTTGGCCAGTCCTCGTGAGAGTAAGACCCTCTTTCCCCACCTTTGCAAGTacactgacctgcctcctgaatcACACCGGAAACCTCTGAAACACAAGTGCAGCAGGGAGACTCGCGTGCACACTTTGTTTCACTAGGCTGCACTTCACAGATACTCTGCACTTCACAGATACTCTGCTTTACAGATCGAAGATCTGTGGCAACGCTGCTGTCAACGTGTGTCTGTCACCGTCCATATTCCAACAGCGTTTGCTCAGTTTCATCTCTGGTAGTATTCAGATTTTAAACCCTCCTCCTTCAGCAAAAAATAACTAACTCACTGAAGGCTTAGATGATGACTAGAGTTGTTAAAGTATTTTTGAATTACGGTACATAGTTTTTTTTGGAGATCATATTATTGCACTTAATAGACTAATGTCATGCAAATGTCACTTCTGTGTTCACTGGGACACCAAAAATTCACATGATGCTTTATTTATTGAGATGCTTATtgtagtggtctggaaccaaacccccAGTATCTTTGGGTACACTGTATTTGATTTGACGTGTATCTACTTCACTTTTTATGTACCTATAGCTGTCTTTTTAAACACTGCACTTCAGCAGTAATGCTCTGGGTTCAGgacttaataaataaatgatatattaCAACTTCCAAGTGAGAACTTagaaaaacatgaatatttaatgcaaaatgctccataacaaaaacaaaactctataGACTGTAAACTAACAGCAGAGTTTTCGCCCATTATTTGTTTAAACAAAACTTGCTTATTTTACAAGGTTTTAAAGACATGATAAATACATGAAAGGTGGGTACTAAACTGTTCTACAGAATCTGCAAATTACTTGGGTTGTAGGACATGAATTCACTGAAACAGTGGTAACTTTGCTGCATGTTGGAAATCACCTGGgaagattttaaaatactattgCCCATGTCACATCCCATATCCCTTAAATTATGATGTGTGGAAGGGGGAGCCAGGcattggtattaaaaaaaaatctcagtgtgATTTCATTGTGCAGCCAGGTTTGGGCACCTCTGTCACAACTTGTACATTTAGACATCTCAATCTAAGCTTTTCTAAaacattcaaaagaaaaaggTAGTTTAGGATATTATATACTGTATATTTCATTGATTCTAAAGctgttttcttacattttaacGTCTAACTAGGATGAGtttcttttaattcttgaaaGACTATACTTAGAGTGTACTTAAATGTACTTAAAGAGTACACTACGTCAGTACCTTGTTCTTTAGAAGAAATTAACTTTCAGAAAGCCATATATTAAGTGCCACGAATGCTACCATCGTTAGAAAAATACTTTTGAATTGCTTCTTGGAGCAGAACCtaaatttttaaacatacttAACTAGGAACACAGATGGTAAATCTCTGATggctgcaattcgggagacctgggttcgatccctagagaagggcatggcaaccacccaaggattcttgcctggagaatcccatggacagaggagcctagcaggctacagaccatggggttgcacagagttggacatgactgagtgacaaatacAAGGACAAGAATAAGAGATAAATTTTCCTACCAAGGAAGGTTTTCGTTTTAGAAATAGTGAAGTCACTAGAGATTAAGAAACTGATGTGAATTAAGCTAGGTAGGTACTGCCATACCTGGCAAAACGAAACCTTCAGAGAACTGGATATCCAAACTGTTccaaaaagtttcaaaaatatttttgagcagtGGTAGCAATTAACCCAAATTGTCTTGAAGTGTATATCAGTTTTAATGGTTTTAAGAAACCCAAGAGATTCCCTGGTCTATTCCCTgtattgtaaataaactaaagTTCAGAAAAACTTGACTCAGTTTCAGTTCAGCTAATCAGTGGCAGACCTAGAGACAGAACTTCTCTGGCCTTAACCTCTTCCCTCCCATCTACAAAACGGCAGGGCTTGGGGTAGAACAAGCTTAGTGTCTGAATAAGTCTGTCTCACCATGCAGTGATCCCTGCTCTCACAAACTTAAATAGTAAAATGCTGCAGAATTTTGCTGGGTGTTCTCTTCAGGTTTACCAATCTGAGATGTCAGGGGTATCCCGCAACCAGCTTTCCGTCATCTCTCCTGACTGGTGTTTTCTCCCTGTGATGCAGGACTCTGCAGTTACATTCCAGCATTTTAATGTGGTCTACATCTAGAAGCCTGAATCTGCTCAATGTGGCAGTTTAGACTCtggtttagattaaaaaaaaaaaaaacttgatagTTTATATATTGTAAGAACAAATgaaagtcaacaaaaataagcagatcaaagaaagacaatgacatGAAGAAAAAAGCAGGACAGCAAAAGGAAATGGAATACATGCTACAGAATGTCACACAGTAATTAAAATCCAGCTATAAGGTCTGGTTTTGAATGTCTCAGCAGCCGAAGCAAACAGGAATTCATCCTGAGATTTCATCTTGGTTtaccagttcagtccagtcgctcagtcgtgtccgactctaccaGTAGCAGCCTAGAAACAGCAAGGCTTCTCCTAACATTCTGTCAAGAGGAATGGATGCAACTACGTCCTAATGAGTAGTGTCTTAGAGGTGAGCTTTCCACAGACATCTGGTGTGTGGAACAAAGGGCCTGGAGTTGTGGCTGTTGTTTCATTTCTCAAAGGCAGATATTTCTACTCTACAAATCAGAGTGGGGTTGACATCCTCTCCTGAAATTGAATCACTAACCTACAACCTCACATCTGCCTGGAGAAACGGGGGTGAAAAAGTCTTGCCACTCCAACAGTCCCTCACCTATTTGGGTCTTAATTTCTATTAACACTGTCTGCCCTTTCAAATGGAAGGATTAAGAGTGGCTTGTTAGGACATGAATACGCTAGGACATCAAGTACAGTGCCTTTTTCGCTTTGAGCCCTAAGCACTAACCTTAACCTTAAATCTTTACTCGATGACTTACctaaaatttataatattgttttacAAACATCTGACAAATCTGAGATTGACAAGGTAGGTGTGTTGCTACACTctggatgagaaaattgaggccctAGGGAGTGTCACACTGGTCACAGCTAAGTCCTTTTACTTACAGGCCATGCCCTTCTACAGAATTTGCTTTTATAAGCCCAGCTCCAGACCTCTTGCCATTCCAGTATCCAACCACTCTAGATAAAAGCCTGCCTGTACTGTATTTTTAtacatgtcattttaaaaaagttcAGAGCTCCTTATTCACATTTTTTGGATGCCTTTCCAATTGAAATCAATCagcatgtgtttttattttcttttctagaatttaGTCCCAATTGAAATCAATCagcatgtgtttttattttcttcttttctagaaTTTAGTTCCACTGGGACTTTGCTCAGATTATTTGAGTTTTTTAGGcccaattattttctaaaatatttatttggctgtgccaggtccttCCTTGTGACATACAGGAGCTTTTTtaagctgtggcctgtgggatctagttccctgatcaggggtcgaacctgggcaccctgcactgggagtgcagagtcttagccactgcatcaccagggaagtcccaaggctcCATTTTAAATCAGGAGCAGTATTTAAGTCATATGCAAAGCTCAGAGCCAAAAATAAGGGACTTAAATGTTACACACACCATTATGCTTTACTCTGTCATCCCTACCACCTTGAAGAATCTCCTGAATACAGCCATGGAGGAATAGAAAAATTCACTCTCCCTCTGTCCTCAAGAACCTGTACAATTTACCTTCTAAGACTAATTATAACCAGTCAAAATGTCATGGGCTATAAAAGGAAAAGCTGTGCTCAAAAGGGACATAGGCATGGAATAAGAAACTCGGTAATGGAACATATTGATACTTTAGAAATCCAGAATAGAGATTTGTTATTTGTCATTATGCCTTCAGGTAACTGATGGTCTACAAGGCAGAGCTGTCTACAAAAGAGTTGAGAAGTAAAAAAGTGCCACCTAGCAAGATTTATACACTACTAAAAAAAGTTACATAAAATGCTCACATGActacattttaaatgacaaatACAGACAAAAGCATACAGAAATATGTGTTTAGCCTACCGCCATGGCAATGCTGAAGGATGACTTGTAATATTTCTAGGAGCCCTTTTGCTCAGAGGCATTCCCACCAGCACCACCCTTCTCCCATAGCCTGTTAATATTTGAAATTGAAACaattttttagcttttattcTCATTCAGATTTACTTATGATATGGATATGATGATTTCAAACTGGTGTGCTTTAGGGTAGATAAACCATATTTAATGCCTGTCCAAATCAGTATTCTGCTTCTCAATGTGCAAATTCAGTCACTGCTAAGATCTGAACCAAATGACAGCTGGTACATATGTTCTTCCTCCTTGCCATTCCTTTCAGATATTTTGTATGTACAATATACACTGAAACCCTTATTTGTTTCAAAAGCACTTCCAATGCAGAATACCTGGAGGAactatttttggggactccaaccTTGTCACCAAGTGATACCTCACAAACAGCATCAGATGCTGCCTTGAACTACACAGCCACCTTTGTCCACTCTGACTGTCTGGGATTGTGTGGGCACCACATTAACAGTATTTATTAAAAGACCAAATTTATTCTCAGATTCTctatgcattaaaaaaacaagataTTAAAACACTAGCTTTAAAAGACTAtttattaatgtaaatatttacatCTCATGGGTTAAAATATATTAATCAGTGGGGCTGTTTTCTGGGATTTCATTAGGAAGGAGTTTCACCTTTTATCTTTACCATTTTATTTCTGAGCAGAGAGAGAATTCCAGGTTAACTTTATTCTGCTTTCTAGATCTTTTAAAACCAGTTACCTGGCTGTCTTATCTCAACCACAGCCTCATGAACAGACCAGGAATAGTTTCCCATCTCTGAAAAGAAGGTCTTACCGTCTTTAGCCACTACCACATAACAGCTCCTAAATATATATACTGTGCAAAGCACATTCAATACAATTTGCAGAGTGACTGCAAATGAATACCCAGAGCACTCCAAGGGAATACTGGAAATGTTTAACAGTGACTGATGAAGACTAGCCAtggaatctcttcaagaaacacAATAATGGAGAACACAGAGGCATAGCAAAGATTTATGAAGAGCAGATCATTGAGAACTGGTATTTCCACTTAAATAACAAAAACCCCTCAAGGCTAAGTAGTCCCTTTGTACACTATTTTATTAGATTCcaataaaaacatctttaaagCTTTAAGAAAATTACTATAAATTACTCTATAACTTATGTTTTGCATGGTTTTAACATGTTCATGttataatttacttaattttacatgaagatataaaaaaataaatattgccaTGCATAACTtgatattaaaaaacacaaataaataacttGAAATGTTGTCTAGAGACACTGTTCCTGCATACTTGTTAATCATAGGAGACTCAAGCAAGTCTACTATTTTAATATAGTATACTCTAAAAGAAAAAGCTTCAAAACAAGCCTAATGCCCTTAAATGATCAACATATAATTAATCCTAAGGGAAAGAAAACAATGCAAAGCAATACTGGAGTGCAAAAACCTTTTTCACTGTAGGTTTTAATGGAAAAGGTTTTAATGTGAGCTAACGGGGTTCCTTCCCAAGGGCATGCTGGAAACAAGTGGAAGAAACTGGGAACCCTTCCTCAGTCAGCTTATTCTATTTCAGTTTCCTGAAACATCCCTGGTTAAGACTCTTGCGATTAAAAAGACACAGACAAGGATTTATAAATGTCCATCAAGGTTCCTCGTTAAAGCTGAAGTCACACACTAGGGACAGGTGGTCTGAAGGGTAATTGAAGGAGGGTAGCCGGTTGGGTCCAATCTGCTCCTCGGTGAGCAGGTCCAGGGCTGACCGCACGCTGAGCGCCTGCCTGGAGTACCAGATATAATCGAGCGTGTGCCGGCACTCGCCTGAGGTCCGGATCTTCCAGGTCGTGTACGGAGGTTCCGACTGCCCGTCAGCGCTCAGCAGCTTGTAGGCGCTGTTCAGATtgaggctggaggaagcaaagtGCTTGTAGACCTCCTCTGTGGGCTCTGCGTTGAAGTCTCCACAAACAATCAGGGGAATCTTGGCCCCTTGGGTGATGGCCTGCAGGTTTTGGAGGAGGTCACAACCTTGAGCTGATCGAAATCGCTCCCAGCCAGTGCGTGCCTTTAGGTGGGTGACGGCGATGCAGAACTGGCGGCTGGACTCCTTGCACTCCAGGGTCTGGGCAATGGCCACCTGGTTGGTCTTCAGCGTCATGGCCGTCAGCCGGATGTTGGCACTGTTGACCAGCTTGAATCGGTTTTGGAGGAAGAACAAGGCACAGCCGTCGGGTCCATTGTTGTGCTCCACGTCCAGACAGGGCGACCAGGGCTTGGGGAAGAAGGTGCCCTGATAGCCCAGTCTACTGAGGAGGGGCTGGAAGGTGTCAAAGTAGTGGTCCACCTCTTGGAGGCACAGGATATCGGGCTGGTAGGCGAGGATCTCTTCCAGGATCAGACACTTCCTTTCTTCCCACTTGAGGGCTTCGATAGGGCACTGGACAAAGTTGtctttgccttctccaagagctgAAATAAAAAAGCCGGTCCGTTGTCAGCTGCTAAATACCTGGGGGTCTCCTTAGGTGTGACATCACCCAAGACCTTCAGAGTACGTTCTCTGCTTCAGGTGCTCTGGGGGGATTCTCTTACTGCACCGACTTCCAAACTAATTACCTCTTACCATCCACATGaagcaaggaactgactcatatTAAAACTATCTGTCTCTATTCCAGGACAGAAGACATAATAAAGCCACATATTCCAGGACATAAAACATTAAGTTTTAGCTTTAAACAATGTTCTTTGTAGTCTAAGAGATCTAAGCTATGTCAGATGAACTAAACACATTTAACCCAGTACTAGGCCTTTATAGAAACCATAAATGACACCTATTTTAAGTGGGCAGCTTTTACTTAtatctgggaaaagaaaaaaatgaatcaaattaTGGAAAGTCAGGGAGTATGCCCTTCTATTccagaaaaggagggaaaaatggtGACCCtgctttcttcttaaaatttcaaGAGCTCCATGATCAGCAGCACTGGAAAAAGTTGAC
It encodes:
- the NOCT gene encoding nocturnin — translated: MYQSPRRLCSALLQRDAPGLRRPPGPPPPPPPRRLSPTAAPRLPSPRLLAAASAAREVARSCSRTVYPMGNGTSRLYSALAKTLNSSAASQHPEYLVAPDPEHLEPIDPKELLEECRAVLHTRPPRFQRDFVALPADCPSSHPPIRVMQWNILAQALGEGKDNFVQCPIEALKWEERKCLILEEILAYQPDILCLQEVDHYFDTFQPLLSRLGYQGTFFPKPWSPCLDVEHNNGPDGCALFFLQNRFKLVNSANIRLTAMTLKTNQVAIAQTLECKESSRQFCIAVTHLKARTGWERFRSAQGCDLLQNLQAITQGAKIPLIVCGDFNAEPTEEVYKHFASSSLNLNSAYKLLSADGQSEPPYTTWKIRTSGECRHTLDYIWYSRQALSVRSALDLLTEEQIGPNRLPSFNYPSDHLSLVCDFSFNEEP